A region of the Roseiflexus sp. RS-1 genome:
ATAAGGATTCGGTGAGGAAAGTATGCCATCCAGGAGACGGAAGGGGAGCATAGTCGCGTCGAAGGAAGCAAGATTTTCGTTCGTAGTATTTGACTGGTCTCAGCGCGCTGCGCACAGCGCCGGTCGCATGGCGCCAGAAAGCCAGGGAATGATCCCTGCGTCCACTGCAAAAAGGTATGTCATCGCTGAGGCGCAGCGTTCGCAGCGGCGGATTCCATAGCGAGTCACGCACACGCATGCTTCACCATGCATCCATCATGGTTCGTTTGTAGGGTCCTCTGTGCCCTCGGCGTCTCAGCGGTGCGTTTTGCAGCGAAGTCATCCCTGGCTTTCGACGGCGAGCATTGAGCCTGATGTACACGTGTTACGACGATGTTCCGCGAATAACCTCCAGCATTTCGGGAACGGTGGTCACCTTGACGCGCGGGCGACCCTGTTCGGCGCCACGCGCCGTTTCATACGCATCGAGCCGCTTCCAATCTGCGTAGGTGACGAAATCGGGTTTACGAACGCGCAGCAACTCGACGATGCGCTGCGGATCGCGGTTTTCGTCGGGAATGCCAGGCAATTTCGGCAGGTCTTCAACCATAGCTGCCACAGTGGCAACGGCGTCCGGTTTGTTGGTGCCAATCACGCCAGATGGACCACGCTTCGCCCAACCCACCACATACTCACCCAGAATGACCGCATCATCGCGCGGACGAATGACCCGACCGTTGACATTCGGAATAATGAACGACCCTTCCTGAAATGGCACTCCGGGCAACGGTACTCCGCGATACCCGACCGACCGCAGTACCAATCCCGCTTCGATAGTATCGTAGACGCCAATGCCCTTTGCCCGCAGACCGCCGTTCTTATCGACCACCAGTTCGTTGCGCTCCACCTTCACCCGCACCACCCGACCATTCTCGCCGATCAACTCGACCGGTGATGTCAGGAAACGCATCCGAATGCGGCGCGGGGCGTTATGAACCGTGCGCGCGGCGAACGAGCGCAGAATTTCAACATTGCGTGCCGCCGACTTGTCCTCCTTCACATGCTCGGCGCTCATCGGGTCGAGTTCCAGGTCGGCAGGATCGACGATCACATCAACGCCGTCCAGTTCACCGAGTTCTTTGATCTCCGCATTGGTGAATGCCGCCTGCGCCGGTCCGCGGCGCCCCAGCATCACGACTTCGCGCACCTTGCTCTGCCGCAGCGCCTCCAGGGCATAATCGGCAATATCGGTCTTCGCCAGTTTGTCAGGGTTGGTCACCAGAATGCGCGCCACGTCAATGGCCACATTGCCATTGCCGACCACAACGGCGCGTTCATGCGAAAGATCGAACGTCCAGTTGCAATAGTCAGGATGCCCGTTGTACCAGCCGACAAACGCCGTCGCCGGGTAACTGCCGATCAGGTCTTCGCCGGGAATGCCCATGCGCCGGTCAGCCGGCGCACCGACAGCGTAGACAATCTGATCGTAGAACTGTTTCAGGTCTTCGTGGGTGATGTCGGTACCGAAGGTTACGTTGCCGAAGTAGCGCACGCGGGGATCGGAAGCGATGCGATCATAAATGCGCGTTACCGACTTGATCGACTGATGGTCGGGTGCGACGCCTTCGCGCACCAGTCCATACGGTGTTGGAAAGCGATTGAACATATCGATCAGGACAACGATGTTCGACTGTTTGAGCAACGCCTCGGCGGCATAGAACCCGGCGGGGCCAGCGCCAACGATAGCCACGCGCACAGGGCGTCCTTCAGTTCCCAATTGTGCATCCACGCTCCAGGCTCCCTTTCTTCAAGAACTCAATCGAGGGCGCGGCTCAACACCCATCGGCGGCCGCGTCATCGTCGGTCGCACGTCGTGATTGTGATGGATGGAACAGGTTGAGCGAAATTATACCACACCCGCAGGAGTGCTTGATCGTTCATTTGGCGAGGAAAGGAGGGGGAACACCCTAGACAGGAGGCCAGGGAATATGGCGTGCAGCGCCGGGATCGGGGTAGCACCCGGTTTCGATCAGGCGGTCGAGGCGGCGGCGGAAGGCGCGCACCTCTTCGGGAGCGAGCAACCCTTCGAGTGCGCGGATGAACCGCCTGCCGTTGCGAACATCTTCACGCAATGCGCGCAGGTCTGCCATGATCTCTTCACAGATCGGTTCGCCAGCGTAGTCCCAGAGCACGGTTCGCAACTTCGGTTCGGCGTGAAAGCAGATACCGTGGTCAATCGCCCAGAGGCGTCCATCCGTTCCCTTCAAACAATGGCCGCTCTTGCGATCGGCATTGTTCGAGAGGATGTCGAAGGCGGCCAGGCGCGCGAGTTGATCCTCGTAGCCGCCCTCCTTCTGCATGGTGAACAGATGCGCATCCTGGTCGCAGTCGATATACAACTGCACCGAGCCATAGCCATACGGACCATCCCGCAGAACGGTCGGCGGCACAAGCGACCAGCCGAGGGCTTCGCTGAGCAGGAAGGCGGCGAACTCCCGTTGACACAACGTACCGCGCGGAAAATCCCATAGCGGGCGTTCGCCGCGGCGTGGCTTGTACACGGCAAGCCCCTGCAGATCGCCGTCGCGCACAGTGACGAGCAGCGTATAGTTACTGCTCCAGGGCATCATGCCCTGGACTTCCATTTCGCCTTTCGCCAGCAGCGCCAGCACGTCGCCGACACTCAACTCTGTGCTCATATCAATTCATTTGCGGGCAGAAGTGACCGCCGGGATCGATTGGACGGCCACAGTTGCCGCAGATCTTTCGCCCACGGGCAACCACGCTCGCCGCGTGTTCACTCAAAGCGCGCATTTGCTGACGCGATGCACCGAAACGTGCCGTCGGCGGCTCATCATCTTCGCCGTCCTCACGGTACCCCTGCATCACCAGAATGACCATATCGCGTTCAGCATCGTACCCGATCCCCATCTGAGCAATACGAAAACGCGGTTCGATCGGTTCTTCCAGGTTCATATCGCTCGCCAGAAGCAGATCGTCGGAAGAAGAGAGGAGCGGATTCTTCTCTGCCAGTTCTTCGAGCAGGCGATCGATTGCCTGAGCAAGCGCCCGAACCTGTTCCTTCTCCGCAATGAGTGAAACCAGTTCGCGCCCACGGCGCGCCTGGATGTAGAAGACGCGCTGCCCCGGCGGACCAACTGCGCTTGCCGTAATGCGCGTCACCGGGTCGAGATCATACGTGAACTTTGCCATAGCCATACGCCAGTACAACCACGTTGCACACCACTACGCCGATGTTGGCGAGCCGGTTGTCTTTTCTGCCGACGCCTCGACGCCATTCTCCGACGCCTGATCGGTTGGCGGCGCCGATCCTGCAGATGCCGGTTGCGTCTCTTCCGGTTTCGGCTTCAGATGTGACAGGGAACCGGTATCATTATACGCCAGCAATCGTGGCCCCATCCGGGTGAACCCGATGGCGGTCACCGAGCAGGGAGCGACTTCGAGCCGCTGGAACAGGTCGATGTGGATGCCGATATAGTACGCCGTCGCCAACCGAATGGCATCGGCATGCGACACAACCACGATCAACCCTTTCGGGTGGCGCGCGCGCAGCGCATCGAGCGCAGTCACGATCCGCATCTGCGTTTCGCCCAGCGTTTCGCCGTTCGGGAAACGGGTGCCGCTGGGGTAATGCTGGATGCCGGGCCACAACTCGTGTTTGTACAGTTCCTTGAGTTCGGCGCCCTGCCACTCGCCGTAGTCCACCTCTTGCAGCGCCTCGACCAACCGGATCGAGAGACCTCGCGGCGCAGCAATCGCCTCGGCAGTTTCGACGGTGCGATCCAGCGGGCTGGAATAGATCGCGTCGATCGGCAGGTCTGCCAGGCGCGCCGCCAGATTGGCTGCCTGACGCCGCCCTTCTTCGTTCAGGCGCACTCCGGGGAGACGACCGGCAAGCCGACCGTACACCATGTCGTTTGCGCCGTGACGAACCAGTAAGAGTACTGTCACGCTTTTACCCTCGTCAACATTTCTCATAGTACTATACCATATTTCACTGGCGCTTCAAAGACTCGCCTGAAAAGGAAGTGTTCACATTTCTCCTGGGGGCAGGGGCATCTTGCCCTCGCAGGCGCGTGTGCCACCCCAGGTGTGAACAGTTCCCCCAAAACGTCTCAGGCGTTGCACCATGAAATGCCAGGATCGGATGGGCTCATGGTTGCAGCATTTCCGCAGCACGCGCGATACACCGCCAGCGCTGCCCCGGCATCCACCGGTTTTGCGCAGACGTATCCCCTTCTGAAGGTCGGTTTTCGTCTTGCACGATTGAGATGAGTGATACGCCGGTCACAGTCTGGATTCCTGGCGACCAGTTGCTGCGTGCGCACCCGGCGATTGAGGCGGCGGAGTCTCGTTCTGGTCGTCGAAATATCCGCATTGTCCTGGTGGAAAGCGATGCGCGGATAGCGCAGTTGCCCTACCAGCGCAAGAAGATCGTCCTGATCCTCAGTGCTATGCGCCACTACGCAGCAGCGCTGCGCGAGCGCGGGTACCTGGTCGATGAGGTGCGCGCGCCGTCATTTGCGGAGGGGTTGCAGCATCACGTTGCGCAGCATCGATCGCAGCGCCTGGTGACCATGGCGGCTGCCGAGTATGAGACGCGACGCTTCCAGCACGAAACCCTCCACGCCCTTCTTGGGATTCCGGTCGACGTACTCCCGAACACGCAGTTTCTTGTCGGTCAGTACGATCCTTTCCCGGCTATCGAGCCGTCGCAGCGCGTGATCATGGAGCGCTTCTACCGCGCGATGCGCCGCCGCTTCGCGGTGTTGATCGAACCGGACGGTTCGCCGACCGGCGGGGAATGGAACTTCGACCGCCAGAATCGCCGTCCGTTGCCCCGCACGGTTGCGCCGCCGCCGCCGATCACCTTCGAGCCGGATGCGATCACACGCCAGGTGATGACCGACGTCGATGCGCGCGGCAGCGGGGTCGGCACAGCAACCGGATTTGCGCTCGCCGTCACCCACGCGCAGGCGGAAGCGGCGCTCAACGACTTCATCACCAATCGCCTGGCGGCATTCGGACCCTACGAGGACGCCATGAGCGCCACGCATGATGTGGTGTTCCACTCAATGCTCTCGCCCTACGTTAATATCGGTCTGCTCGAACCGTTGCAGATGGTGCGCGCTGCTGAGGAAGCATACCGCACCGGCGCCGCCCCGATCCAGTCAGTCGAGGGATTCGTGCGCCAGGTCATCGGCTGGCGCGAGTATATCTACTGGCAGTACTGGCGGTTGATGCCCGCATTGCGCGATGCGAACGCCTGGAATGCGATGCGTCCGCTGCCGCGCTTCTTCTGGAATGGCGAAACCGACATGCGTTGCCTGCGCCATGTTATCAAGCGTGCAATTGCGACCGGCTACACCCACCATATCGAACGTCTGATGGTGGTCTGCAACTTTTGCCTGCTGGCAGGAATCCGCCCTTCAGAGGTCAATGACTGGTTCCTGGCGCACTACATCGACGCCTATGATTGGGTGATGCAGCCAAATGTGATCGGTATGGGGCTGAACGCCGATGGCGGGTTGACGGCGACCAAACCGTATATCGCTTCGGCTGCGTATATCAACCGGATGAGCGACTACTGCGATGGGTGTCGCTACAACCCGAAGCAGCGCGTCGGACCGGATGCCTGTCCGTTCAATACGCTCTACTGGAACTTTTTGATCCAGCATGAAACGACGCTCCGCGCCAATCCACGGCTTGGTCCGGCAGTGCTGGGGCTGGCGCGACTCGACGCTACCGAACGCGCAGCGATCATGCGCGAGGCTGCGGGGTTGGTGGAGGGGTTGTAGGGGTTTATAGCGGTTCTCAGATGCATTGAACCCTTGACCGGATTTCTGGAGCGTTCCATCTTCGCCTCCGGCGGGTTGATGAAGATTGAAAATTAAATCCGCTATACTGCGCTAGCCGTGGGGCTGAAGCCCTCGGCTAACCAGGGCAAAGCCCGCCTGCGCGGGCTACACCGGATTATTTATTCAAAGACCATAAGCCCTGGCTGAGGTCGGGCAAGCCCTGCGGGCTGGATCAACCCCGGTCCCCCCGAAATATGGCAAGGATAACCGAAACGCCAGCCCCGCAGGGGCTTCCATGCGCTCAGGGAGGGCTTGAGCCCGCACGTACTGCGGTCGTCCGACGAGGTTCAACCTCTATGAGAATTGCTATAGATATCAGAGTCTTGATAATGGTGATCCCTAAACTTTCTGTAACTTGACGAATTGACACTGTATATAATTATAATTTTCGATGCACAGTCTCGTTATTACTGATGACGATGGCTGATGAGCACGCATCATTTCAGGAGGTTACTGTGGTTTCTCTCAAAACCATTGCCCACTTTTGTTCAATGCTTTTGCTGCTGGCGTTGATACTGACACCGGCGGGGTCTGTTCGCGCTGCGCCGGGGAATACCATTCGTGTCTCAGTTGCTTCGGATGGAACGCAAGCAAATGGCGGGTCTTTCACTCCTTCCATCTCTGCCGACGGGCGCTATGTGGCATTTGCATCAATTGCTGTAAATCTGGTGAGTGGGGATACAAATGGCGTCCAAGACATCTTCGTTCACGACCGGCAGACGGGCCAGACGACTCGCGTTTCAGTCGCTTCAGGCGGAGCGCAAGCGAATGGCCCTTCATTTGATCCCTCCATCTCCGCCGACGGGCGCTATGTGGCGTTTGCATCGCTTGCCACCAACCTGGTGAGCGGGGATACGAATAACGAACAAGACATCTTCGTCCACGACCGGCAGACTGGTCAGACCACCCGCGTCTCGGTGGCTACAGGCGGAGGACAAGCCAACCTCGCTTCGTCTGATCCTTCCATCTCTGCTGATGGGCGCTACGTGGCATTTGAGTCGATTGCCAGCAACCTGGTGAGTGGGGATACGAACAATACTGGAGACATCTTCGTCCACGACCGGCAGACAGGCGCCACCACCCGTGTCTCTATCGGTCCGGGAGGCACGCAAGCGAATCGCGGGTCACTCGCTCCCTCTATCTCCGCTGACGGGCGCTATGTGGCATTTCATTCATCTGCCACAAACCTGGTGAGCGGGGTTACGAATGGCACCACACACATCTTCGTCCACGACCGGCAGACAGGTGCTACCACTCGCGTCTCTGTCGCTTCTGATGGAACGGAAGGGAACAGTGTATCAATTAAACCCTCCATCTCCGCCGACGGGCGCTACGTGGCGTTTCAGTCGATAGCCACAAACCTGGTGAGTGGGGATACGAATGGTACCC
Encoded here:
- a CDS encoding FAD-dependent oxidoreductase; this encodes MDAQLGTEGRPVRVAIVGAGPAGFYAAEALLKQSNIVVLIDMFNRFPTPYGLVREGVAPDHQSIKSVTRIYDRIASDPRVRYFGNVTFGTDITHEDLKQFYDQIVYAVGAPADRRMGIPGEDLIGSYPATAFVGWYNGHPDYCNWTFDLSHERAVVVGNGNVAIDVARILVTNPDKLAKTDIADYALEALRQSKVREVVMLGRRGPAQAAFTNAEIKELGELDGVDVIVDPADLELDPMSAEHVKEDKSAARNVEILRSFAARTVHNAPRRIRMRFLTSPVELIGENGRVVRVKVERNELVVDKNGGLRAKGIGVYDTIEAGLVLRSVGYRGVPLPGVPFQEGSFIIPNVNGRVIRPRDDAVILGEYVVGWAKRGPSGVIGTNKPDAVATVAAMVEDLPKLPGIPDENRDPQRIVELLRVRKPDFVTYADWKRLDAYETARGAEQGRPRVKVTTVPEMLEVIRGTSS
- a CDS encoding SCO1664 family protein, whose translation is MSTELSVGDVLALLAKGEMEVQGMMPWSSNYTLLVTVRDGDLQGLAVYKPRRGERPLWDFPRGTLCQREFAAFLLSEALGWSLVPPTVLRDGPYGYGSVQLYIDCDQDAHLFTMQKEGGYEDQLARLAAFDILSNNADRKSGHCLKGTDGRLWAIDHGICFHAEPKLRTVLWDYAGEPICEEIMADLRALREDVRNGRRFIRALEGLLAPEEVRAFRRRLDRLIETGCYPDPGAARHIPWPPV
- a CDS encoding DUF3090 domain-containing protein, whose translation is MAKFTYDLDPVTRITASAVGPPGQRVFYIQARRGRELVSLIAEKEQVRALAQAIDRLLEELAEKNPLLSSSDDLLLASDMNLEEPIEPRFRIAQMGIGYDAERDMVILVMQGYREDGEDDEPPTARFGASRQQMRALSEHAASVVARGRKICGNCGRPIDPGGHFCPQMN
- a CDS encoding MSMEG_4193 family putative phosphomutase — its product is MTVLLLVRHGANDMVYGRLAGRLPGVRLNEEGRRQAANLAARLADLPIDAIYSSPLDRTVETAEAIAAPRGLSIRLVEALQEVDYGEWQGAELKELYKHELWPGIQHYPSGTRFPNGETLGETQMRIVTALDALRARHPKGLIVVVSHADAIRLATAYYIGIHIDLFQRLEVAPCSVTAIGFTRMGPRLLAYNDTGSLSHLKPKPEETQPASAGSAPPTDQASENGVEASAEKTTGSPTSA
- a CDS encoding cryptochrome/photolyase family protein; protein product: MSDTPVTVWIPGDQLLRAHPAIEAAESRSGRRNIRIVLVESDARIAQLPYQRKKIVLILSAMRHYAAALRERGYLVDEVRAPSFAEGLQHHVAQHRSQRLVTMAAAEYETRRFQHETLHALLGIPVDVLPNTQFLVGQYDPFPAIEPSQRVIMERFYRAMRRRFAVLIEPDGSPTGGEWNFDRQNRRPLPRTVAPPPPITFEPDAITRQVMTDVDARGSGVGTATGFALAVTHAQAEAALNDFITNRLAAFGPYEDAMSATHDVVFHSMLSPYVNIGLLEPLQMVRAAEEAYRTGAAPIQSVEGFVRQVIGWREYIYWQYWRLMPALRDANAWNAMRPLPRFFWNGETDMRCLRHVIKRAIATGYTHHIERLMVVCNFCLLAGIRPSEVNDWFLAHYIDAYDWVMQPNVIGMGLNADGGLTATKPYIASAAYINRMSDYCDGCRYNPKQRVGPDACPFNTLYWNFLIQHETTLRANPRLGPAVLGLARLDATERAAIMREAAGLVEGL
- a CDS encoding TolB family protein — its product is MADEHASFQEVTVVSLKTIAHFCSMLLLLALILTPAGSVRAAPGNTIRVSVASDGTQANGGSFTPSISADGRYVAFASIAVNLVSGDTNGVQDIFVHDRQTGQTTRVSVASGGAQANGPSFDPSISADGRYVAFASLATNLVSGDTNNEQDIFVHDRQTGQTTRVSVATGGGQANLASSDPSISADGRYVAFESIASNLVSGDTNNTGDIFVHDRQTGATTRVSIGPGGTQANRGSLAPSISADGRYVAFHSSATNLVSGVTNGTTHIFVHDRQTGATTRVSVASDGTEGNSVSIKPSISADGRYVAFQSIATNLVSGDTNGTQDIFVHDRQTGQTTRVSVASDGTEGNSGSNDPSISANGRYVAFQSQANNLVSGDTGFITDIFIHDRQTGVTTRVSIAFDGTEANNVSSAPSISADGRYIAFESNASNLVDGDTNGTQDIFVHDREDNTAPTVVSITRADPNPTSAASVRFTVTFSEPVTGVDASDFALTTTGSLSGMSVTSVSGSGNTYSVTVSTGTGTGTLRLDVIDNDTIIDAAGNPLGGSGFGNGNFTDGEIYTIQKAIFLPLIVR